Part of the Candidatus Nanopelagicales bacterium genome is shown below.
CAACAAAGTGATGGCGCATGCCGAGGACATTAAGGGTCTCTTGGCTCGGAGGCATGCCCTCGATATTAAAGTCTTTGGTTCGGTGGCGCGAGCTGAGGATCGCGAAGACTCCGATGTTGACTTCTTGGTTGAGTTCGGTCCCGGTGCCTCGATTCTTGATCAGATTCATCTCGAACTCGATCTGCGTGCATTGCTGGATTGCGATATTGACGTTATTCCCGTTGGCAGTCTCAAGACACGCGATGCACATCTGCTTGCCGAGGCCGTATCTCTGTGAGCCGTGGGGATGACCTACGCCGCCTCGATATCCTCGAAGCGTGTGCAGCACTCGAAGAAGTACTGCAAGCCCGCGGCACAGTTAGTGATGAGATCTTGCTTCGTGCCGCTGAGCGACTCCTTGAAATCATCGGTGAAGCTGCGACGAGCTGTTCGGCAGAACTCAAGGCCGAGCATCCGTCAATTGATTGGGTCGGCATTGCCGGCCTTCGGGTCGTTCTTGCTCATCACTACCACCGAACACAGCCAGAATTGATTTGGCAGTTCGCATCAGTTGAGGCTCCGAAGTTGAGCATCGCATTGCAAGGCTAAAGATCTGCGATGCCTGACACATGTCTTCGAACTGTTCGTGGAATATCGTTTGCGTTTATGGACTGTGGGATGCAGGCTTGCACTCCCGGGGGAGTGCAGACGGGGGTGCAAAAGTGCGGATTCGTGCAGAGATCTTGCAGTGCACGAAACCCAAAGATCGCGCCCTACTTATGTCTCCCCGCTACAAAAAAAAGTTGAAGAATCAACTAAAAGAGGGTCTCTCACAAGAGAGGCCCTCTTTTGCGTTTCGACTCCCGTCTGTTCATGCGACGGCGAGCAGGTTCATGTGACTTCTCATCAGATCAGCTGTTTTGGAGTGTGAGTCACTTGTCAGCCCGTTCATTGGATGAACTTGTTGTGGGGAATTTTAGGGCTGAGATTCCCCTTCCATTTCAGGCGGTTTCTGTTGCGAGGTCATGCCTCGTTATGCTGAAGAAGGCGGGACGCTCAGACCGGTTGTACGAGCCGGCGACACCCGTCCATGCATCGGACATGTAGGCCGAGCACTAGTGCGCGACGACGCCGTCAAGACTGAGCGCGAGCATCAAGCCGACGCGGCTTAGCGGCTCGTCGACCGCACCCTCCGCCCAGTCGCGCATGGCGGTTTCCAGTGCTGCCAACACGTGGCGCGCCAGAAGTGGGACGGGGATGTCGGCGCGGATCTCGCCGGTGCGCGCACCTTGCTCGAGCAATCGGGTGACCTGTTCGAACACGTACGGGGTGGCGCGAACGCCAGGACGCAGCAGCGCGCTGTGGCGTACGGGCAGGCTGTAGACGAACCTGGCGAGCTGCTCCTGCTCGAGCATCCGTGCCACGGCACCCTCGACCGCCGCGACCATCTGCTGAGCCACCGGCCCGGAGTCCGGTGGCTCCTCGGATGCGGTCCCCAGCAGGCGCTCAAACAACTCTGCGAGGATCTGCTCTCGTTCGGAGAAGTGCTTGTAGAACGTCGCCCGCGACACTCCGGACCGTGTCGCGATGTCCTCGACCCGGACGCCGAGGTAGCCGTGCTCGCTGAACAGTTGCAGGGCCGTGTCGAGCATTCGGTCGCGGGTCAACTGGCGCTTGCCCATGGACGGTGTCGCGGGACCCAGTCCAGGCGTTGTCATGGCCGAATGCCCCTCCATGGAGTAGACACGTGGATATACATGTGTTTTACTCTCTGCGTTGACACGTGTCTACCGTAGCAGGGTGCGGTGCTGCGCACAGCCAAAGGAGCGAGCAAAGTGGTCACTTCGGGAGTTACCAACACGAGTCTGGCTAGGCGGT
Proteins encoded:
- a CDS encoding nucleotidyltransferase domain-containing protein — its product is MGEIRNKVMAHAEDIKGLLARRHALDIKVFGSVARAEDREDSDVDFLVEFGPGASILDQIHLELDLRALLDCDIDVIPVGSLKTRDAHLLAEAVSL
- a CDS encoding DUF86 domain-containing protein; translated protein: MSRGDDLRRLDILEACAALEEVLQARGTVSDEILLRAAERLLEIIGEAATSCSAELKAEHPSIDWVGIAGLRVVLAHHYHRTQPELIWQFASVEAPKLSIALQG
- a CDS encoding TetR/AcrR family transcriptional regulator; the encoded protein is MGKRQLTRDRMLDTALQLFSEHGYLGVRVEDIATRSGVSRATFYKHFSEREQILAELFERLLGTASEEPPDSGPVAQQMVAAVEGAVARMLEQEQLARFVYSLPVRHSALLRPGVRATPYVFEQVTRLLEQGARTGEIRADIPVPLLARHVLAALETAMRDWAEGAVDEPLSRVGLMLALSLDGVVAH